CTCGAAGAGCGCGGTCAGGCGATTCGACGCGGTTTCGTCCGGCCCGACGACGCGAAAGCTCTGCGGATTGTCGCGAAGGACGTCGCGAAGGAGGTTGCCGAGCACGCGCGTCGCTTCCGCGCGCACGCTTCCCGGTGAGGGGACGGCTACGGCGTAATCGCGGAACTCGGGCATGACGAGATCGTGAAGAAGGGCGCCGCCGTTTGCATGCGGATTCGCGCCCATGCGCCGGACCCCGCGAGGAGCCAGCGCCGCAATCTCGCCGTGCACGCGGCCTTCCGCGTCGAAGAGTTCTTCGGGACGGTAGCTGCGCATCCAGGCTTCGAGCATCGCGAGATGTTCGGGATTCTCGCGCACGCTCGAAAGCGGAACCTGATGCGCGCGAAACGTTCCCTCGACCTGCACGCCGTCGACGATCTTCGGCCCGGTCCAGCCCTTCGGCGTCTTGAGGATGAGGATCGGCCATTGAGGACGCGTGGAGAAGCCCCGGCGCCGCGCCTCATCTTGTATTGCCTTGATGCGCTCCACGATGGTGTCGAGCGCACTCGCCATCATCTCGTGCATCGTTGCGGGATCGTCGCCCGCGACGACGAGCGGCTCGTAACCGTAGCCGACGAAAAGCGCTACCAGCTCCTCGTGCGGGATGCGTGCGAGTACGGTCGGCCCGGCGATCTTGTATCCGTTGAGGTGGAGCACCGGGAGCACGGCACCGTCGCGAACCGGATTGAGGAACTTGTTCGAATGCCAGCTCGCCGCTAGCGCTCCGGTCTCCGCCTCGCCGTCGCCGACGACGCAGCACGCGATGAGATCCGGGTTGTCGAAGACGGCACCGTATGCGTGCGCGATCGAATAGCCGAGCTCGCCGCCCTCGTTGATCGAGCCCGGCGTCTCGGGAGCGGCATGACTCGGCACGCCTCCCGGAAACGAGAACTGTTTGAAGAGCCTGCGCATGCCGGGCTCGTCGAGGCCGACGTTCGGGTAGAGCTCGCTGTAGGTTCCCTCAAGATAGGTATTGGCGAGTAGCGCCGGGCCGCCGTGTCCCGGGCCGGTCACGAAAATCGCATTCACGTCGTACTTCTTGATGACGCGGTTCATGTGCGCGTAGATGAAGTTTAGGCCGGGCGTCGTTCCCCAGTGGCCGAGAAGCCGAGGTTTTATGTGTTCGGGCCGCAGAGGCTCCTTGAGAAGCGGATTATCGAGCAGGTAGATTTGCCCAACGGACAGATAGTTCGCAGCGCGCCAGTACGCGTCGATGAGTGCCGAGCCGGTTGTCGATGCGGGAGCGTTCATAAAAGCTTCCTCGGACAGCCTATCGCGTGTCCGAGCGCTCCGCCTCTTCGTCGGCATGATATTTGCGACGGATGTCGTCGATGTCGACGATGGTCGGCGGAAACGTCATATGCAGCGCGTCGAGCGTCTCGACGACGATCTTTGAAACCACGAGGTTGCGGAACCACTTGTGGTTTGCCGGAATGACGAACCACGGCGCGTACGGCGTGCTCGTCTTGTTGAGCGCGTCCTCGTACGCCGTGAGATATTGCGTGAAGAAGTTGCGTTCGGCGTAGTCGGATTCGCTGATCTTCCAATGCCGCGTGGGGTCGTCGAGCCGTTTCTTAAAGCGCTTTAGCTGCTCGCCCTCGCTGATGTGGAGGTAGAACTTGAGAATCGTCGTTCCGGCGAGCGAGAGGCCCTTTTCGAACTCGTTGATGAGCTCGTAGCGTTTCGACCAGACGCTCTTTGGGACGAGATCGTGCACGCGAGCGATGAGAACGTCTTCGTAATGCGAGCGATTGAAGATCACGATCTCACCCTTCGCGGGGCACTGATTGTGCGCGCGCCAGAGAAAATCGTGCGCCGCTTCGTCGAGCGACGGCGTTTTGAACGCGTGCACGCGTGCCCCCTGTGGATTGAGCGCGTCGAAGACATGCTCGATCGTTCCGTCCTTCCCCGCAGCATCCAATCCTTGAAGGCAGATGAGCAGAGAACGCGTCTGTTCGGCGAACATGACGTACTGAAGACCGTGCAGCTTGCGATTGTCCGCTGCGACCTCGTTCGCCGCGCTGGCTTTACCCGTATCGGGATCCTTAAACCCGGGGTTAGCGTCGGAGAGCCGAATGCCGTGCTTCGGATGAACCATGAATGCGTCGCGATAGGTACGAGTGGACACGAATGGAATGATTCGGGAGGAGATGTGCTCGTTCATGCTCATGCGCTACTTTGCGGAGATTCGCCGCTGTGGAGTGTAGCTTCACGAGATTGGGAGTAACGCTCAAGCCCAGCCGCGTGCGGGACGAACGGCAGGGCGTCTTGAATCCGGCATGCGCGCGCCTGCGCGAGGGGGCGTTGCAGCTCTATCCACGGATGGTCGCGCCGGGAAACATCTCGCGGATCGGATCGTTTCGCGCATGCGAGCGGGCAGACGGGACGCTCGAGCTGGAACAACAGGGATTCGCGCTCGAGCCCGAGGCGTCGTACGAGCTGCGCAGCAAGCCCGGTGGGTACGGCTGCGAAGACCCGCGCGTAACCTTCATCGAGGCGATCGACCGTTACGTCATGGCGTACGTAGCCTTTGGGCCCCGAGGGCCCGATATCGCGCTTGCGATCTCGGAGGACGGACTCGCGTGGCAGCGCCTCGGCCCCTTGCGATTTCAGGGCGAGACGACGTCGTTTGCCGACAAGGATGCCGCCTTTTTTCCGGAACCGGTCCGCTCTCCGAAAGGCGTCGAGTGTTTGGCGTTCTATCATCGGCCGACGCTTGACGTCTCGGTGCGGCGGGGACAGCGCGCGCTTACCGCGCTCGAGCACCTTGCGCCCGGACGTCGCGAGGGAATCTGCGTCGGATACGTTCCTCTCGCCGATGCGCAGCGCGATGCGAGCAGCCTGTGCATCGTGACGGAGTCGCACCGGCTCTCGCTGCCGGACGCGAACTGGGGAGCGATCAAGGTCGGGGCCGGGGCGCCGCCCGTGCGCGTTAGGGAGGGCTGGCTTGCCGTGATTCACGGCGTCGACGAGCTCGAGCACGCGAGCGGAGCGGCGCTCCTGCGCTACTGCGCCGGCGTCATCGTGCATGACGCCGACCAGCTCGAGCGAATCGTCTATCGATCCTCGGAACCGCTCTTCGTGCCGGAGGCGCGCGGAGAGATTCAAGGAACGGTCGGGCACGTCGTCTTCCCGACGGCAATCGACAAACGAGCCGACCGCGTTTTCGACATCTTTTATGGCATGGCCGACTATGAGATCGGCCGTGGCCGCCTGACGCTACAGGCATAGGCCTTCACGGCTCGTTCACATCGCCTTCCCCTCCGGGTGTTAGCCTGTTCCTTGAGGTACGACGCCGCAGCCCTCGTCGCGGCAGCGGCGTTGCCTGGAACAATCAAGGCAGTGGTCTCTCGGGGGGGCAGGTCCGACCTAGCTATGGATCATCTCGGCAGAGTTCCGGCACCGACCCTTCTCATTATCGGGGGAGCGGACACCGTGGTCATCGACGTGAATCGTCAGGCGATGGAACGCATGAGCTGCGAACGCGATTTGGTTCTCGTAAAGGGCGCAACGCATCTCTTCGAAGAGCCGGGTGCATTGGAGCGCGTCGCGGAGCTGGCGCGAGCGTGGTTCGTACGCCACTTCAGCGCGGTTAAGGGCCCATCATGAGCACGATCGTCGATGTCGTTTCCGCCCTGGAGCTGTTGAAAAAGTACGAAGTGCACGTCGCTCGTAGCCGATACGTCGACTCGGCGGAGGACGCGATCGCCTTTTCAGAGCGGCGGAATGCGCCCGATCCGCGTTTCGTGCCGATCGTCCTGCGCGTCGCGGTACCGGGTCGTCTCGGCGAGGCGAGCCAGTTCGAAACGATTCTCACGACCGAGCAAGACGTGCGCACGGAGTACGATGCTCTCGCCGGCGCCGCAAGAGCCTCGGGAGGGCGGTTACTCGCTCAAGCGCTTCCCGAGCGCGGAACCGACATCGCGATAGTCGGCGAGACGGATGAAGGACAGAAGTTCGTCGCGACAGGCAGTGGGCCCGACCGAATGCGAAAATCCGTTCCGTTAGGAGCAGCAGATGCGCAAGTGCTCGCGGACCGTATTCGAGCGCACCATCATCGCGTACCGACCGAGCAAATGCGACGCATGCTCGTCCATGTGTTCGCGCGGATATCGAAGCTTCTCGACGAGACCGCGGTGAGCGAGCTCGTCGTGACGCTGCGCGCGCATGAGAATGGCTATACGGTCATCGATGCCATGATGTCAGCACTAAGGCCGCTCCACTTCAAGGAGCGCCTCGACCCGCGCGCGCACGACCGCAAGGGCGACGACTACCATCCGAGCGGACGGCAGTAATCAGCGAACGCGCCGCGCGTGGTCTTGAAGGCGACGCTTTGCTCGGCGGAACGCGTCGCGAACCGCGAGCGCAGGATCCTTGTACATGGCAGCGATCTCGGCGCTCTTGTGCCGCGTGACCGCCGCGTCGTCGCCGGCGGGCGTCACGCGTAGACTCGGCTCCGTGTCGATCACGAGCTCCGAGCCGGGAACCTCGATGTCGATGCGAACGTGGAACGGCGCGCCGTGTCGAATGTGACGTTGTTCCTGTTCGACGAGGACCTCGCACGTCATGATCCGATCGTAAAATCGGCTCAGCTTGCTCGCCTCTCGTTCGATGAGCCTAGTCAGCCCTTCCGATGGGTGGAGGTGCCGGTAGGTGATCTTGACGGGAATCTCCATGTGAAGATTGTACCGCTTTAGCGGGCGGTGTAGCCGCCATCGATCACGAGTTCTGACCCCGTGACGAATTTGGACTCGTCGGACGCCAGATACAGCACGCCGTATGCGATATCGTCGGGCTCGCCGAGGTGGCCGAGCGGGTGCAGATCGGCAAGCGCCCGGCGCGCCGCCTGCTCGTCGCCCGTCGATGCAACGTAGTGCGCTACCATCGGCGTTTCGATGTATCCGGGGTGTATCGAGTTCACGCGGATACGATGCGGCGCGCCGTGCAACGCCGCCGATTTTGCGAGCAGTCTGATCGCGCCTTTGCTCGCGCAATAGGCTGCAGCATCGCCTTGCCCGACCATGCCGAGGATCGACGACATGTTGATTATCGACCCGCCTCCCGCGCGCTTCATCGCGGGGAAGACGTACTTCGTCCCGAGGAAGACCCCGTCGCAGTTGATGCTCATCAGCTTGCGCCATTGATCGAGCGTGGCGTCCGCGACGTTTCCTGTCGTGCCGATTCCAGCATTGTTCACGAGGACGTCGACCCGCTCGAAGGCTTGCAACGCCGACGCGATGACGTTCTTCCACTCATTCTCGCTTGCTACGTCGTGCTTCACGAACGTCGCCTCACCGCCGGCGGCCCGTATGGCCTTAGCCGTTGCTTCGCCGCCGGTCGCGTCGAGGTCGGTGACGACGACCTTCGCGCCCTCGCGAGCTAATAGCCGCGCGCAAGCGCTGCCGATCCCCATCGCCGCTCCCGTGACGATGGCGACCTTACCGTGAACTCTTCCTGGGCGTTCCATGGTCACGGCATCGTCGGGCGAGGATTTTCCCAGGCGGTGCCGTTTGCGTACTTGACGCGAAGCACTTCGCAGAACGGGTACGCCGTTCCGAGGGGAAATACGTCGCGCGCCATCGTGAACTCATGGTCCTCGATGAGCACGCCTGGTGAGAAGGTACCGACGTCTCTCGCGACGTCGACGAGATAGCCGCGGGCGACGAGCCCGAAATCGATCTCCGTCGCTACGACCGGCGCGGTGTTCCGAAACGACACACCCAAGAACGCGTCCCAGTAGGGGAAGAAGGGGCCGGGATGCCACCGGCCCCAGGCGTCGATCCACGGATGCCGCTGTGCGGCCGTGTGGATGTGAGGATGACACCACGTCACCTGGATCTGCGATCCGGCAGTCTGCCGCAGCGGCTGCGTTGCAGCAGAGACCGGCAGCGCGAGGAGCGCTGCGAGGGTCGCGAGTCCCAAGAGGCGTGCGTTCATATGCGGTCCTTATCTCACGTTCCGAATCGGCGCGGTGATCCAGATCATGTAGCGCCATTCGGGGGTGTTGTATTGCGCGAGAGCGTCTTCCACGTAGACGTGGACGAATGGAAGGATGTGATAGGAGAAATCGATGTTACCAGTGTGCAAGCGATTTCCCAATCCGTCGTTCGTCCACTCCTCACGTGCCGAGATAAGCCCCTTGTCGAGTACGGGCTCGTAGAACTCGAACGTCGTAGCGGTGCTCGACGCCGGAGCCAGACTCAGCCCTGGGTTGGCGTCGTACGCGCTCTGGTAGATTGCGATCACGCCCGGGATTCCGTTGAGCGGATCGCGCTGGACGTACCCTGCGATCGAATGATACTGATCGGTGCCGCCCTCCGCAAGCGGGAACGACCCAGTCGACCCGAAGGCACCGTACTCGAAGGGGCTCGTCGGGCTCGCGAAGGCGAGTTTGTATTGGAACGTCTTGTCGGTATCGTCCGAGAAATCGCTCGTCCCACCCCAGCCCGCTCCGCTTCCGAGCCACCCAGCTTCGGCATCGAGGCTTCCATGGATGTAGTTGATTTTGGCACCCCACCGATTGGCGTCGAGCTGGTAGGGATGTTCGCCGACGGTGATCTCCGGCGTCGAGAAGCTCGCGAGGTCGAACCACTGGCTGAAAAACGACGGTCCCGGAGCTTCGATCTTGCCGAAGAAGAGGTGCCCATCGCGGTGGAGCAGGTTGTTGTAGGCTAGCCAGAAGGTATCGAGATCGCCGGCTTGATCGTTCTGCCAAATCCACTGTTGAAAGTGGTAGGTGAAATCGTTTCCGATCGCTCCCACCGCATGAATCGCAAGATTTCCGAACTGCGTCCGATGGGGAGCGGCCGGATCCTGAGTATCGTACGAGGTGTTCTCGCCGATCCAAATCGGCAAGGCGCGCGCGAGCACGTGTGCGTCGAGGGACGCGTAACCGGTGCGCTGCACGTAGCGTCCGTAGGCGTTGAGGCCGGGGACCTGCGTGTGGCATAGGCTGCAAGGAACTCCGTACGCCTGTGCGAACGGCGGCATCGCCTGTGCGCGCTTCATCTCTGCCGGCGAGAGCCACACGAGCGAGACGAATATCGCGATCGCGAGGACTGATGCTGCCGCTTGTGCGCGTCGGTTCATGGCACCACGTGTACCGTGAGCGTCATGTTGGGATGACCGGCTCCGCAGACGATCGTACAATGGAGGATGTAGGTCCCGGCCTTTTGCGGCGTGACCACGACGGTCGTCCAAGTTCCCGGCATGATCGTGGTCTGCGGGATTCCGAGTTCGTCCGACTTTAGTCCGTGCACGCCTTGCGCCGACGTAAGTCGTAGCCTGGTCGGTTGCCCGACGTGTAGCTCGATTGTCGAGGGCGTGAACTTCCAGTTGGACGCAACGATGTCGATGCTCGGGTGAGCAGCGGCAATAAGAACCGATGATGTCAAGGTAAGGGCGACCGCAGCGGCCGCCATGCGAACGAGGGGAACGAATCTCATCTCGCGCTCCTTTCACCCCGGTTATAACGCCCACGTGGGAAACAACCGGGAAGAAGCTGAGAATCCGCGCGCTGGCCGGTCAGGCGGAGAGCAGAGCCTCCACCATGCGCAGCAATGTATCGGGCTCGCACGGTTTGGGGATTGCGGCCCGCACGCGGTAGATCCGCATGAAATCCCGGACGGCGTCGTTCGGTGGGGTGGCCGTGTAGAGTGCGAGAGCGAGCTCGGAGTTCGCGGGATCCGCGCGAATCCGCCGGATCAGTTCCCCGCCTGAAAGCACGGGCATCGAGAGATCGATCAGCGCGAGCTCGGGGCGCTCCATAGAAACGCGCTCCAGCGCGCTCTCCCCGTCGGCGGCCTCGACGACCGTGTGCCCGGCGTGGCGCAGGAGCGTCGTGAGAAGTAGCCGGTTTGAAGCGTCGTCGTCAGCGACGAGGATCTTCGCCATCTGCAATGAGCTCGTCGATCTCGCGGCGGAGTCGCTCGGGATCGATCGGCCTGAGGATGAACTTGCGCGCGCCGAGCTCGATCCCTCGGCGACGATCCTTTGTCTGCCACGCCGTCGACGAAAGAAAGACGAATGGAATCGCTCGCCATTGCTCGCTTGCGTTCACCCGCTGGATGAGCTCGAAGCCTCCCTCGCCGGGCATGTGCAGGTCGCAGATGATGAGATCGGGGCGTACGTCTTGGAGCAGCTGGAGCGCCTCGCGCACGCTGCGGGCCTCCGCTACGCGATAGCCGAGCGGGACGAGCGCGGCACGTACGACGTCGAGATTCGTTTGAAGATCGTCCACGGCGAGGATGATCGGACCGGGCGTCGGCGTCGTGACCGCGGCCGAAGCGGGCGTCTGCGCGTGCCGGGGCGCCGC
The nucleotide sequence above comes from Candidatus Dormiibacterota bacterium. Encoded proteins:
- a CDS encoding polyphosphate kinase 2 family protein; its protein translation is MSTRTYRDAFMVHPKHGIRLSDANPGFKDPDTGKASAANEVAADNRKLHGLQYVMFAEQTRSLLICLQGLDAAGKDGTIEHVFDALNPQGARVHAFKTPSLDEAAHDFLWRAHNQCPAKGEIVIFNRSHYEDVLIARVHDLVPKSVWSKRYELINEFEKGLSLAGTTILKFYLHISEGEQLKRFKKRLDDPTRHWKISESDYAERNFFTQYLTAYEDALNKTSTPYAPWFVIPANHKWFRNLVVSKIVVETLDALHMTFPPTIVDIDDIRRKYHADEEAERSDTR
- a CDS encoding glucose 1-dehydrogenase; the encoded protein is MERPGRVHGKVAIVTGAAMGIGSACARLLAREGAKVVVTDLDATGGEATAKAIRAAGGEATFVKHDVASENEWKNVIASALQAFERVDVLVNNAGIGTTGNVADATLDQWRKLMSINCDGVFLGTKYVFPAMKRAGGGSIINMSSILGMVGQGDAAAYCASKGAIRLLAKSAALHGAPHRIRVNSIHPGYIETPMVAHYVASTGDEQAARRALADLHPLGHLGEPDDIAYGVLYLASDESKFVTGSELVIDGGYTAR
- a CDS encoding glycosidase — translated: MRDERQGVLNPACARLREGALQLYPRMVAPGNISRIGSFRACERADGTLELEQQGFALEPEASYELRSKPGGYGCEDPRVTFIEAIDRYVMAYVAFGPRGPDIALAISEDGLAWQRLGPLRFQGETTSFADKDAAFFPEPVRSPKGVECLAFYHRPTLDVSVRRGQRALTALEHLAPGRREGICVGYVPLADAQRDASSLCIVTESHRLSLPDANWGAIKVGAGAPPVRVREGWLAVIHGVDELEHASGAALLRYCAGVIVHDADQLERIVYRSSEPLFVPEARGEIQGTVGHVVFPTAIDKRADRVFDIFYGMADYEIGRGRLTLQA
- a CDS encoding phosphoketolase family protein, whose product is MNAPASTTGSALIDAYWRAANYLSVGQIYLLDNPLLKEPLRPEHIKPRLLGHWGTTPGLNFIYAHMNRVIKKYDVNAIFVTGPGHGGPALLANTYLEGTYSELYPNVGLDEPGMRRLFKQFSFPGGVPSHAAPETPGSINEGGELGYSIAHAYGAVFDNPDLIACCVVGDGEAETGALAASWHSNKFLNPVRDGAVLPVLHLNGYKIAGPTVLARIPHEELVALFVGYGYEPLVVAGDDPATMHEMMASALDTIVERIKAIQDEARRRGFSTRPQWPILILKTPKGWTGPKIVDGVQVEGTFRAHQVPLSSVRENPEHLAMLEAWMRSYRPEELFDAEGRVHGEIAALAPRGVRRMGANPHANGGALLHDLVMPEFRDYAVAVPSPGSVRAEATRVLGNLLRDVLRDNPQSFRVVGPDETASNRLTALFEVTDRTSTAEVFPYDDHVSPTGRVMEVLSEHICQGWLEGYLLTGRHGFFSCYEAFIHIVDSMFNQHAKWLKSIRAIGWRRPIASLNYLLTSHVWRQDHNGFSHQDPGFIDHVVNKKADVVRVYLPPDANCLLSVADHCLRSRNYVNVIVAGKQPEWQWLDMDGAVNHCSAGLGIWEWASNDQGAEPDVVMACCGDVPTLETLAAVTFLRRHLPELRVRVVNVVDLMTLQPHSEHPHGIPDSDFDEIFTIDKPIVFAFHGYPWLIHRLTYRRHGHHNLHVRGYKEEGTTTTPFDMTVRNELDRYHLAGDVIDRVARLGDTAAYAKQLIRDTLIEHRCYIDEYGEDLPDVRNWQWARDAS
- a CDS encoding HPF/RaiA family ribosome-associated protein, encoding MEIPVKITYRHLHPSEGLTRLIEREASKLSRFYDRIMTCEVLVEQEQRHIRHGAPFHVRIDIEVPGSELVIDTEPSLRVTPAGDDAAVTRHKSAEIAAMYKDPALAVRDAFRRAKRRLQDHARRVR
- a CDS encoding cupredoxin domain-containing protein, giving the protein MRFVPLVRMAAAAVALTLTSSVLIAAAHPSIDIVASNWKFTPSTIELHVGQPTRLRLTSAQGVHGLKSDELGIPQTTIMPGTWTTVVVTPQKAGTYILHCTIVCGAGHPNMTLTVHVVP
- a CDS encoding response regulator; the protein is MSARILAVDDNRANLDLMLYLLGAFGYECDAAADGVGGLERARNTRYDAALVDILMPGMDGYEFARHFKSDPNLSSVPLIAVTALAMPGDDARIAKAGFDGYIPKPIDPERFVQQVEGFLRHGKGAAAPRHAQTPASAAVTTPTPGPIILAVDDLQTNLDVVRAALVPLGYRVAEARSVREALQLLQDVRPDLIICDLHMPGEGGFELIQRVNASEQWRAIPFVFLSSTAWQTKDRRRGIELGARKFILRPIDPERLRREIDELIADGEDPRR
- a CDS encoding response regulator, which produces MAKILVADDDASNRLLLTTLLRHAGHTVVEAADGESALERVSMERPELALIDLSMPVLSGGELIRRIRADPANSELALALYTATPPNDAVRDFMRIYRVRAAIPKPCEPDTLLRMVEALLSA